A stretch of the Bordetella genomosp. 8 genome encodes the following:
- a CDS encoding TauD/TfdA dioxygenase family protein has protein sequence MLQTRPLHAGFGIEVLGLDLSAPDSDAAVDELVRQVDRHSLILVRGQALSNQRHVDISRRFGDLMTHVLKQFLTTGLPEIYVLSNVTEDGKPIGNHKEGWNWHSDLSYVAEPSMGSLLYAVEVPPEGADTLFASMHLAYESLPAETQARIRNLTATHSYAGYYGKAFADRAPLTEEQKARTPDVVHPVVRTHPVTGRLSLYVGQDIVKQINDLPADEAETLLAALNRHAISDEFTYRHKWQQGDLIIWDNRCTMHCATPYEDTRYRRIMHRTTVAGTRPF, from the coding sequence ATGCTACAGACGCGCCCACTGCATGCGGGATTCGGCATCGAAGTGCTCGGACTGGACCTGTCCGCGCCGGACAGCGACGCCGCCGTGGACGAACTGGTGCGGCAAGTCGACCGCCATTCCCTGATCCTCGTGCGCGGGCAGGCGCTGAGCAACCAGCGCCACGTCGATATCAGCCGCCGCTTCGGCGACCTGATGACCCACGTCCTGAAGCAATTCCTGACCACGGGACTGCCCGAGATCTATGTGCTGTCCAACGTGACCGAGGACGGCAAGCCCATCGGCAATCACAAGGAAGGCTGGAACTGGCATTCCGATCTCTCGTATGTGGCCGAACCGAGCATGGGCTCGCTGCTCTATGCGGTGGAGGTCCCGCCGGAAGGCGCGGACACCCTGTTCGCCAGCATGCACCTGGCCTACGAGTCGCTGCCCGCCGAGACACAGGCGCGCATCCGCAACCTGACCGCCACGCACTCCTACGCCGGCTACTACGGCAAGGCTTTCGCCGACCGCGCGCCCTTGACCGAGGAGCAGAAGGCGCGCACGCCCGACGTCGTGCACCCGGTGGTGCGCACCCATCCGGTGACGGGCCGCCTGTCGCTGTACGTCGGCCAGGACATCGTCAAGCAGATCAACGACCTGCCCGCCGACGAAGCGGAGACCTTGCTCGCGGCGCTCAACCGGCATGCCATCTCTGACGAATTCACGTATCGGCACAAGTGGCAACAGGGCGACCTGATCATCTGGGACAACCGCTGCACCATGCATTGCGCCACGCCTTACGAAGACACCCGGTACCGACGCATCATGCACCGGACGACGGTCGCCGGCACGCGGCCTTTTTGA
- a CDS encoding ABC transporter substrate-binding protein, protein MKTKRLFTLLAWAATFGLAAPALAAPAAKEPVKASLRLKWLPQTQFAGFYYALAKGYYKEEGIDLTINPGGPNLLTENLVATGADTFGLSGGTDSVMAAIDKGMPIVSVGVSHQITPFVFVTKKDGPKTLKEFEGKKVTAWFTGAQYVLFGMLANQGVDRSKVDIQPQQVSVTPFVNGDVDVVTATWYNELYTIRQRVGEQNLRMFKAEDYGITFPRDTLIVSTKTAQEQPELVKAFLRASIRGWREAMAHPKDAVDIVMKVAPTLDRAHQEFMLTEAYRLMTAGNAKSEGLFWIDPAAMQKAEEFLLTNKVISKPVDVSKAFDSRFLQAIPVAERRP, encoded by the coding sequence ATGAAGACCAAGCGCTTGTTTACCCTGCTGGCGTGGGCAGCCACGTTCGGACTCGCCGCGCCCGCCCTGGCCGCGCCCGCCGCCAAGGAGCCGGTCAAGGCCTCGCTGCGGCTGAAGTGGCTGCCGCAGACGCAGTTCGCCGGCTTCTACTATGCGCTCGCCAAGGGCTACTACAAGGAAGAAGGCATCGACCTGACCATCAACCCGGGCGGCCCCAACCTGCTGACCGAGAACCTGGTGGCCACCGGCGCCGACACCTTCGGCCTGTCCGGCGGCACCGACAGCGTCATGGCCGCGATCGACAAGGGCATGCCCATCGTTTCGGTGGGCGTGTCGCACCAGATCACACCCTTCGTGTTCGTGACGAAAAAAGACGGCCCGAAGACATTGAAAGAGTTCGAGGGCAAGAAGGTCACCGCCTGGTTCACCGGCGCCCAGTACGTACTGTTCGGGATGCTGGCCAACCAGGGCGTCGATCGCAGCAAAGTCGATATCCAGCCGCAGCAGGTCAGCGTGACGCCCTTCGTCAATGGCGATGTCGATGTGGTGACCGCCACCTGGTACAACGAGCTCTACACCATACGCCAGCGCGTGGGCGAGCAGAACCTGCGCATGTTCAAGGCCGAAGACTACGGCATCACCTTTCCTCGCGACACGCTGATCGTGTCCACCAAGACGGCGCAGGAGCAGCCCGAACTGGTCAAGGCCTTCCTGCGCGCCTCCATCCGCGGCTGGCGCGAGGCCATGGCCCATCCGAAGGACGCGGTCGATATCGTCATGAAGGTCGCGCCCACGCTGGACCGGGCACACCAGGAATTCATGCTGACCGAGGCCTACCGCCTGATGACGGCGGGCAACGCAAAGTCCGAAGGCCTGTTCTGGATCGATCCGGCGGCGATGCAAAAGGCAGAGGAATTCCTGCTCACCAACAAGGTGATCAGCAAGCCGGTCGACGTCTCCAAGGCCTTCGACAGCCGCTTCCTGCAGGCCATCCCGGTGGCGGAGCGTCGGCCATGA
- a CDS encoding alpha/beta fold hydrolase: protein MPTITTRDGHTLHYEEAGSGTPILFVHEFGGDWRSWEPQMRYFSRRYRCITYSARGYAPSDVPTSVDSYSQEIAVNDMVDVMDGLGLGKVHAVGLSMGGFAVLHFGLRHPGRALSLVVAGAGYGAEKQYEDYFRQVSCDVADKFEQLGSAVFAGTYAQAASRIIFQLKDPRGWQEFARQLAEHDATGSANTMRGVQARRPSIYDLEAELKEMTLPTLVIVGDEDDHCLQPGIFMKKTIPASGLLVLPKTGHTLNLEEPALFNQFVSEFLATAEQGRWMPRDPRSAPAQIMKTS, encoded by the coding sequence ATGCCCACCATCACCACGCGCGACGGCCACACGCTGCACTACGAAGAAGCGGGCAGCGGCACGCCCATCCTGTTCGTCCATGAGTTCGGCGGCGACTGGCGCAGCTGGGAGCCGCAGATGCGTTATTTCTCGCGCCGCTATCGCTGCATCACCTACAGCGCCCGCGGCTACGCGCCTTCGGACGTCCCGACGTCGGTGGACAGCTATTCCCAGGAAATCGCCGTCAACGACATGGTGGACGTCATGGATGGCCTGGGCCTGGGGAAGGTGCATGCCGTGGGGCTGTCCATGGGCGGCTTCGCGGTCCTGCACTTCGGCCTGCGCCATCCCGGGCGCGCCCTGTCGCTGGTGGTCGCCGGGGCCGGCTACGGGGCGGAAAAACAGTATGAAGACTATTTCCGCCAGGTGTCCTGCGACGTCGCCGACAAGTTCGAGCAGTTGGGGTCGGCCGTATTCGCCGGGACCTATGCCCAGGCCGCGTCGCGCATCATCTTCCAGCTCAAGGATCCACGCGGATGGCAGGAATTCGCGCGGCAACTGGCCGAACACGACGCAACGGGCTCGGCCAACACCATGCGCGGCGTGCAGGCGCGCCGCCCGTCGATCTACGACCTGGAAGCCGAACTCAAGGAAATGACGCTGCCCACCCTGGTGATCGTGGGCGACGAAGACGACCACTGCCTGCAGCCCGGCATCTTCATGAAGAAGACGATACCGGCCAGCGGGCTGCTGGTGCTGCCCAAGACGGGCCATACGCTGAATCTGGAAGAGCCGGCGCTGTTCAACCAGTTCGTCTCGGAATTCCTCGCCACGGCCGAGCAGGGCCGCTGGATGCCTCGCGATCCGCGCTCCGCGCCCGCGCAGATCATGAAGACGTCCTGA
- a CDS encoding ABC transporter ATP-binding protein produces the protein MNIAIRSALPASPPTPHAQTDATQRTAASARTTAAQPLLALSGISKTFGTVQALRELEVDIAPGEFVTVVGPSGCGKSTLFNIVAGLEEPDAGGRIEFLGKPCRARDLLGKVSFMPQRDLLLPWRSVIDNAILAVEMEGVRRSDARRAALEMLPEFGLAGFEKQYPHELSGGMRQRVALMRTFMFNRDLMLLDEPFGALDALTRSMMQRWLLDVWQKHRRTILFITHDVDEALFLGDRVLVMTARPGRVKLEQKVTLPRPRLPDIVTSPEFIELKRTLLAAIEEESLKSFTAAGTAQGQS, from the coding sequence ATGAACATCGCCATCCGATCCGCCTTGCCGGCGTCTCCCCCCACGCCCCATGCGCAGACCGATGCGACGCAGCGGACCGCGGCATCCGCGCGCACGACCGCCGCGCAGCCCCTGCTGGCCCTGTCGGGGATTTCCAAGACCTTCGGCACGGTACAGGCACTGCGCGAGTTGGAAGTGGATATCGCCCCAGGCGAGTTCGTGACCGTCGTGGGTCCCAGCGGATGCGGCAAGAGCACCCTGTTCAACATCGTCGCGGGACTGGAAGAGCCGGATGCCGGCGGCCGCATCGAATTCCTGGGCAAGCCATGCCGCGCACGCGACCTGCTGGGCAAGGTGTCCTTCATGCCGCAGCGCGACCTGCTGCTGCCCTGGCGCAGCGTCATCGACAATGCCATCCTGGCCGTGGAGATGGAAGGCGTGCGGCGCAGCGATGCCCGCCGCGCCGCGCTGGAAATGCTGCCGGAATTCGGCCTGGCCGGTTTCGAGAAGCAGTATCCGCACGAACTGTCCGGCGGCATGCGCCAACGTGTCGCGCTGATGCGCACCTTCATGTTCAATCGCGACCTGATGCTGCTGGACGAACCCTTCGGCGCGCTGGACGCGCTGACCCGCAGCATGATGCAGCGCTGGCTGCTGGACGTCTGGCAGAAGCATCGGCGCACCATCCTGTTCATCACGCATGACGTGGACGAAGCGCTGTTCCTGGGCGATCGCGTGCTCGTCATGACGGCGCGGCCCGGCCGCGTGAAGCTGGAGCAGAAAGTTACCCTGCCACGCCCGCGCCTGCCCGATATCGTCACGTCGCCCGAGTTCATCGAGCTCAAGCGCACCCTGCTCGCCGCCATCGAGGAAGAAAGCCTGAAGTCATTCACCGCGGCCGGCACGGCCCAGGGGCAATCATGA
- a CDS encoding pyridoxal phosphate-dependent aminotransferase, whose amino-acid sequence MRGFEQRNAYFDRLCNTPGLMWLGQNTNHFEPHPAVLRAVTDALTRGDYHAYAPPAGFETLRRLIVQDAGVPDACAFVTDGAVQALYSVCRHVCRPGKDFVTTDPSWAWPMHFARQAGSRVVELPIYDATQQYKLTPAQLRAAVGPDTAVIYLVDPNNPLGTCHTEDEIREIAEIARSVGAYLIHDATYFHFADAHTPAYRFYPEKTIMTYSFSKWLGLAGMRLGAVISNPDIIEELANAPPNNLGSNVLSQRAAIAGLETKAEWFPDVQRRQRRNQAAVARAAAAVPGLHLPVYPSQANLVVMETVDAGIRPEALVAAYQTQGVMIRQGTYHTKRFGDRFVKISLTVPEAWADRFCELLPEMVEQARRQPTANDLF is encoded by the coding sequence ATGCGCGGTTTCGAACAGAGAAACGCCTATTTCGATCGGCTGTGCAATACGCCTGGCCTGATGTGGCTGGGGCAGAACACCAATCACTTCGAACCCCATCCCGCCGTGCTGCGGGCGGTCACGGACGCCCTGACGCGGGGCGATTACCACGCGTACGCGCCGCCGGCCGGATTCGAAACGCTGCGCAGGCTGATCGTGCAGGACGCGGGCGTGCCGGACGCCTGCGCCTTTGTCACCGATGGCGCCGTGCAAGCCCTGTACAGCGTATGCCGCCACGTGTGCCGGCCGGGCAAGGACTTCGTCACCACGGACCCCAGCTGGGCCTGGCCCATGCACTTCGCCCGACAGGCTGGCTCGCGCGTCGTCGAACTGCCTATCTACGACGCCACCCAGCAGTACAAGCTGACGCCGGCGCAGTTGCGCGCGGCGGTCGGCCCGGACACCGCCGTCATCTACCTGGTCGATCCCAACAATCCGCTGGGCACCTGCCACACCGAGGACGAGATCCGTGAGATCGCCGAGATCGCGCGTTCGGTCGGCGCCTACCTGATCCACGACGCGACGTATTTCCACTTCGCCGACGCGCATACGCCGGCGTACCGCTTCTATCCCGAGAAGACCATCATGACCTACAGCTTCTCGAAGTGGCTGGGCCTGGCGGGCATGCGGCTGGGCGCGGTGATTTCCAATCCCGACATCATCGAAGAGCTGGCGAATGCGCCGCCCAACAACCTGGGCAGCAACGTGCTGTCGCAGCGTGCGGCGATCGCGGGCCTGGAGACGAAGGCCGAATGGTTCCCGGACGTGCAACGCCGGCAGCGCCGCAACCAGGCGGCCGTCGCCCGGGCCGCGGCCGCCGTTCCCGGCCTGCATCTGCCCGTCTATCCCTCGCAGGCCAACCTGGTGGTGATGGAGACGGTGGATGCCGGCATCCGGCCCGAAGCGCTGGTGGCCGCCTACCAGACGCAGGGCGTCATGATCCGCCAGGGCACGTACCACACCAAGCGCTTCGGCGACCGCTTCGTCAAGATCAGCCTGACCGTGCCGGAAGCCTGGGCCGACCGCTTCTGCGAGCTCTTGCCGGAGATGGTCGAACAGGCCCGTCGCCAGCCCACCGCCAACGACCTTTTCTAG
- a CDS encoding ABC transporter permease has product MKAGQPRAGSAAAVLLRGVAAIVVVGVLWEAAVRAGGIKPYYLPSLSSILQAIAALPETYAASFLRTLCETVLGYAAGAVVGVVNGVLFHRMRLLRELVFPLFIISQTIPVIAFGAVVVLWFGNTILAKALIAFYLTFFPVTVNTLQGLEAVDRRQVDLLRSFGATPLQLLMRLQLPAALPQIFVALRLACTLSLLGAIAGEWFGDTTGLGVLLLQAMYNEQFVALWAAILMAGLLGTSFYGLVAWAERKVVFWRAEL; this is encoded by the coding sequence ATGAAGGCGGGCCAGCCGCGTGCCGGCTCGGCGGCTGCCGTGCTGCTGCGCGGCGTGGCCGCCATCGTCGTCGTCGGCGTGCTGTGGGAGGCCGCCGTGCGCGCGGGCGGCATCAAGCCCTACTACCTGCCCAGCCTGTCATCCATCCTGCAGGCCATCGCCGCCCTGCCCGAGACCTATGCGGCGAGCTTCCTGCGCACCTTGTGCGAGACCGTGCTGGGCTACGCCGCCGGCGCCGTCGTCGGCGTGGTCAACGGCGTACTGTTCCATCGCATGCGGCTGCTGCGCGAACTGGTATTTCCGCTCTTCATCATCTCGCAGACCATACCGGTGATCGCTTTCGGCGCGGTGGTCGTGCTGTGGTTCGGCAACACCATCCTGGCCAAGGCCCTGATCGCCTTCTACCTGACGTTCTTTCCCGTCACGGTGAACACGCTGCAAGGCCTCGAGGCCGTCGACCGGCGCCAGGTGGACCTGCTGCGCAGCTTCGGCGCCACGCCGCTCCAGTTGCTGATGCGCCTGCAGCTGCCGGCCGCGCTGCCGCAGATTTTCGTCGCGCTGCGGCTGGCCTGCACGCTCAGCCTGCTCGGCGCCATCGCGGGCGAATGGTTCGGCGATACGACGGGCCTGGGCGTGCTGCTGCTGCAAGCCATGTACAACGAGCAGTTCGTCGCCTTGTGGGCGGCCATCCTGATGGCCGGCCTGCTGGGCACGTCCTTCTATGGGCTGGTCGCCTGGGCGGAGCGCAAAGTCGTTTTCTGGAGAGCCGAGCTATGA
- a CDS encoding sigma-70 family RNA polymerase sigma factor, translating to MSTAEASPRDDLHTLYSDHHGWLFGWLRKKVGNSFDAADLAQDTFVSVMAAGAARTIREPRPFLVTVARRLVAHRHRRQLLETSYLQMLAAMPEELAPSPEARLLALEALQQMDAVLDGLPPKVREAFLLAHFEELSYADIARRLGVSASSVKQYLTRANRQCLFALAF from the coding sequence ATGTCGACCGCCGAAGCCTCCCCCCGTGACGACCTGCACACGCTATACAGCGACCACCATGGGTGGCTGTTCGGCTGGCTGCGCAAAAAGGTCGGCAACAGCTTCGACGCGGCCGACCTGGCGCAGGACACCTTCGTCAGCGTCATGGCCGCGGGCGCGGCACGAACGATACGGGAGCCTCGCCCTTTCCTGGTGACCGTCGCGCGCCGCCTCGTGGCGCATCGCCACCGGCGCCAGCTGCTGGAAACCAGCTATCTGCAAATGCTGGCCGCCATGCCGGAGGAACTTGCGCCCTCGCCTGAAGCAAGGCTGCTGGCGCTGGAGGCCCTGCAGCAGATGGACGCCGTGCTCGACGGCCTCCCGCCCAAGGTGCGGGAGGCTTTCCTGCTGGCCCATTTCGAGGAACTGAGCTATGCCGACATCGCGCGGCGGCTGGGCGTATCGGCCAGCTCCGTCAAGCAGTACCTGACACGCGCCAACCGGCAATGCCTGTTCGCGCTGGCGTTCTGA
- a CDS encoding class II aldolase/adducin family protein: MPSLPPCPAGMPAAEWEARVALAACYRLVAALKIDDLIYNHISLRLPGADDRFLINPYGMLFEEITASSLVLIDTQGRKLRDTPYEVNVAAFVIHGAIHQARHDAVCVLHTHSDASVAVSAQRDGLLPLSQFAMRFYGHQAFHDYEGVAIDLDEQQRLVADLGQHPVMLMRNHGLLTLGRTPGEAFMLLYYFERAARIQLAMQAAVAGGAGPIVVPDADVCQKAARQFWHNEGDILVAGEREWPALVRQLDRTDASYKQ, translated from the coding sequence ATGCCGTCCCTGCCGCCCTGCCCCGCCGGCATGCCCGCCGCGGAATGGGAAGCCCGCGTGGCGCTGGCCGCGTGCTACAGGCTGGTCGCGGCATTGAAGATCGACGACCTGATCTACAACCACATCAGCCTGCGGTTGCCCGGTGCGGACGACCGTTTCCTGATCAATCCCTACGGCATGTTGTTCGAGGAAATCACCGCGTCCAGCCTGGTGCTGATCGACACGCAGGGCCGCAAGCTTCGCGACACGCCCTACGAAGTCAACGTGGCCGCCTTCGTGATCCACGGCGCGATCCACCAGGCCCGCCACGACGCGGTGTGCGTGCTGCATACCCATTCCGACGCCAGCGTGGCGGTATCGGCCCAACGCGACGGCCTGCTGCCCCTGTCGCAGTTCGCCATGCGCTTCTACGGCCACCAGGCCTTCCACGACTATGAAGGCGTGGCCATCGACCTGGACGAACAGCAGCGGCTGGTGGCGGACCTGGGCCAGCATCCGGTCATGCTGATGCGCAACCATGGGCTGCTGACCCTGGGACGCACGCCCGGCGAAGCCTTCATGCTGCTGTACTACTTCGAGCGTGCCGCACGTATCCAGCTCGCCATGCAGGCCGCCGTGGCGGGCGGCGCCGGGCCCATCGTCGTGCCGGACGCCGACGTGTGCCAAAAAGCCGCGCGCCAGTTCTGGCACAACGAAGGCGACATCCTCGTAGCCGGCGAACGCGAATGGCCGGCGCTGGTGCGGCAGCTGGATCGCACCGATGCCTCATACAAGCAATAG
- a CDS encoding cupin domain-containing protein — MTNPDIGKPRRPMEGDTVFRTITGFEGNNGRASSGIWESTAGKFRSDTTGYIEFGYILEGECRVVDPDGTVHHLKVGDPFVMPEGYKGHWEVDRFVKKVWFVTLTS, encoded by the coding sequence ATGACCAACCCCGACATCGGCAAGCCGCGCCGTCCGATGGAAGGCGACACGGTCTTCCGTACCATCACCGGGTTCGAGGGCAACAACGGCCGGGCGTCGTCCGGCATCTGGGAAAGCACCGCCGGCAAGTTCCGCTCCGACACCACGGGATATATCGAGTTCGGCTACATCCTGGAAGGCGAGTGCCGTGTGGTCGATCCCGACGGCACGGTGCACCATTTGAAGGTGGGCGATCCCTTCGTGATGCCGGAAGGCTACAAAGGGCACTGGGAAGTGGACCGTTTCGTGAAGAAGGTCTGGTTCGTCACCCTGACGAGCTGA
- a CDS encoding FecR domain-containing protein: protein MPFSCTPAESSLPDDRRAPPGRAAVHAAPMACGQAISEATADAAAEWLTVMMSGEATESERQRWQQWRQSDPEHELAWQHIEAVTRRLGVMQPDAAYRALSSYAGLAAPGRRKAMRMLLWGGALGTGTLLASRTQAWRQATADYRSGVGEQREVVLSDDTRILLNTDSAIDVRFDARHRLVRLVAGEAMIVTGHVPVNGVPDSRPFIVQTAEGRLRALGTRFLARQDEGTTLVAVIESAVEIRPDAAAAAPRTVRAGERATFSRDAIDGVSALRDADIAWTRGQIVAEDMRLDDFLTKLGRYRPGFLRCDARAADLRVSGVFPLADTDRILDMLAKVLPVRVQRHTRYWVTIEAIA, encoded by the coding sequence ATGCCCTTTTCCTGTACGCCCGCCGAATCCTCGCTACCGGACGACAGACGCGCCCCGCCGGGCCGCGCCGCTGTCCACGCCGCACCCATGGCCTGCGGCCAGGCGATCAGCGAAGCTACCGCGGACGCCGCCGCCGAATGGCTGACGGTCATGATGTCGGGCGAGGCGACGGAAAGCGAGCGCCAGCGCTGGCAGCAATGGCGCCAGTCCGATCCCGAACACGAACTGGCCTGGCAGCATATCGAGGCGGTCACCCGCCGGCTGGGTGTCATGCAGCCGGACGCGGCCTATCGGGCGCTGTCTTCCTATGCGGGCCTTGCGGCGCCCGGGCGCCGCAAGGCCATGCGCATGCTGCTGTGGGGCGGCGCACTGGGAACGGGCACCCTGCTCGCTTCGCGGACACAGGCATGGCGGCAGGCAACCGCCGACTATCGCAGCGGCGTCGGCGAACAGCGCGAGGTCGTGCTGAGCGACGACACGCGCATCCTGCTCAATACCGATAGCGCCATCGACGTGCGCTTCGATGCGCGGCACCGCCTGGTGCGCCTGGTCGCCGGCGAGGCCATGATCGTTACCGGCCACGTACCGGTGAACGGCGTCCCGGACAGCCGGCCTTTCATCGTACAGACCGCGGAAGGCCGCCTGCGCGCGCTCGGCACGCGCTTCCTGGCGCGGCAGGATGAGGGGACCACCCTGGTCGCCGTCATCGAAAGCGCGGTCGAAATCAGGCCCGACGCGGCGGCCGCCGCGCCACGCACCGTGCGCGCGGGCGAGCGCGCCACCTTCAGCCGGGATGCCATCGACGGCGTATCCGCGCTGCGCGACGCCGACATCGCCTGGACGCGTGGCCAGATCGTCGCGGAAGACATGCGGCTCGACGACTTCCTGACGAAACTGGGCCGCTACCGTCCCGGCTTTCTGCGCTGCGACGCACGCGCGGCCGATCTGCGGGTGTCGGGGGTGTTTCCCCTGGCGGACACGGACCGCATCCTGGACATGCTGGCGAAGGTGCTGCCCGTGCGGGTGCAACGGCACACCCGCTACTGGGTGACCATCGAAGCAATCGCCTGA
- a CDS encoding ABC transporter permease gives MKVTLPRPGNPRAARRAALGLLGVAVLWELCARAFALPDYVLPRFTRILAAIVDQHALLLAAARMTVMEAVSGFLLGAGAGILLAIILTMLPRARGVMLPVATALNSVPVVAYAPLILLWFGMGPESKIVMVALAVGFTVFLHALAGLDRVDQRAVDLMRSFGADRAAILWRLRLPAAIPLTAAGMRVSTVRAMIVAIVTEMLGATGGLGWTIFQAVLQIDFVQVWSAIFVASAASLLFFGFVNLLEKRYIFWK, from the coding sequence ATGAAGGTCACATTGCCCAGGCCCGGCAACCCTCGCGCGGCCCGCCGCGCCGCGCTGGGGCTGCTGGGCGTGGCTGTGCTGTGGGAGCTGTGCGCACGCGCATTCGCGCTTCCGGACTACGTCCTGCCGCGCTTCACCCGCATACTCGCCGCCATCGTGGACCAGCACGCGCTATTGCTGGCCGCGGCTCGCATGACCGTGATGGAAGCCGTCTCCGGCTTCCTGCTCGGTGCCGGCGCGGGCATCCTGTTGGCGATCATCCTGACCATGCTGCCACGGGCCCGCGGCGTCATGCTGCCCGTGGCCACCGCGTTGAATTCTGTGCCGGTCGTGGCGTATGCCCCGCTCATCCTGCTGTGGTTCGGCATGGGCCCGGAATCCAAGATCGTCATGGTGGCCCTGGCGGTGGGATTCACGGTGTTCCTGCATGCCCTGGCAGGGCTCGATCGCGTGGACCAGCGCGCCGTCGACCTGATGCGCAGCTTCGGCGCGGATCGGGCCGCGATCCTTTGGCGGCTGAGGCTGCCCGCGGCCATCCCATTGACCGCGGCCGGCATGCGGGTGTCCACCGTGCGCGCCATGATCGTGGCCATCGTCACGGAAATGCTGGGGGCGACCGGCGGTCTGGGATGGACCATATTCCAGGCCGTATTGCAGATCGACTTCGTCCAGGTCTGGTCGGCGATCTTCGTCGCGTCCGCGGCGAGCCTGTTGTTCTTCGGCTTCGTCAATCTGCTGGAAAAACGCTACATCTTCTGGAAGTAG
- a CDS encoding M20 family metallo-hydrolase, producing MNRLDALARIGATAAGGVDRQALSAEDAQAQSLMAEWGAALGLQASRDAVGNFFLRWPGSVAGLPPLLAGSHLDSQPTGGRYDGVYGVVAALEAVQALQAAGVRPRRAIDVVAWMNEEGSRFAPGMMGSAVFAGERGLEETRAVRDAGGISVGDALDATAETLRHLPRRPMGGAVHAYIEAHIEQGPVLEREGLPIGVVSGIQGKHTFRVHVRGEAAHAGTSTRAERKDALLAATAMVQALAAALHDEEDIVRFTVGRFDVRPSAPSVVASEVVFSIDLRHPDSDELTRLSALVEPACQAHAGPCDVQVRRLSAADSLVFPESMRARIRAAADALALPHRDLISAAGHDARYLHAICPSAMIFVPCRDGITHNEAEYAEPEHLYAGARVLAHVLADLATEEAP from the coding sequence ATGAACCGCCTCGATGCGTTGGCGCGCATCGGGGCGACCGCCGCGGGCGGCGTCGACCGGCAGGCGCTGTCGGCCGAAGACGCGCAGGCCCAGTCGCTGATGGCCGAGTGGGGCGCGGCCCTGGGCTTGCAGGCCAGCCGCGATGCCGTGGGCAATTTCTTCCTGCGTTGGCCAGGCAGCGTGGCGGGCCTGCCCCCGCTGCTCGCGGGATCCCACCTGGACAGCCAACCCACCGGCGGCCGCTACGACGGCGTCTATGGCGTCGTGGCCGCGCTGGAAGCGGTGCAGGCGCTGCAGGCGGCAGGCGTGCGGCCGCGCCGCGCCATCGACGTGGTGGCCTGGATGAACGAAGAAGGCTCGCGCTTCGCGCCCGGCATGATGGGCTCGGCCGTTTTCGCGGGCGAGCGCGGCCTGGAAGAGACCCGCGCGGTGCGCGACGCCGGCGGAATCTCGGTCGGTGACGCCCTGGACGCCACGGCCGAAACGCTGCGCCACCTGCCGCGGCGCCCCATGGGTGGCGCGGTGCATGCCTACATCGAAGCGCATATCGAACAGGGACCCGTCCTGGAACGCGAAGGCCTGCCCATCGGCGTGGTCAGCGGCATCCAGGGCAAGCATACGTTCCGTGTCCACGTGCGCGGCGAAGCCGCGCACGCCGGCACCTCGACTCGCGCGGAACGCAAGGACGCGCTGCTGGCGGCGACCGCCATGGTGCAGGCGCTGGCGGCGGCATTGCACGATGAAGAGGACATCGTGAGGTTCACGGTGGGCCGCTTCGATGTCCGGCCCAGTGCGCCGTCGGTGGTGGCCAGCGAGGTCGTGTTCTCCATAGACCTGCGCCATCCCGACAGCGACGAACTCACGCGCCTGTCGGCGCTGGTCGAGCCGGCCTGCCAGGCGCACGCGGGCCCCTGCGACGTGCAGGTGCGACGGTTGTCCGCCGCGGATTCACTGGTCTTTCCGGAAAGCATGCGCGCGCGGATACGCGCCGCGGCGGACGCGCTGGCGCTGCCGCACCGGGACCTGATTTCGGCCGCCGGCCACGATGCCCGCTACCTGCACGCCATCTGCCCGTCGGCCATGATTTTCGTGCCGTGCCGCGACGGCATCACCCATAACGAGGCCGAGTACGCCGAGCCCGAGCATCTCTACGCTGGTGCCCGGGTGCTGGCCCACGTACTCGCGGACCTAGCGACAGAGGAAGCGCCATGA